The genomic interval CCATATTATTATCCTTCCCCTGCACACGGATCGTACGTTTTCCTGGTCCAGGACATCGTCTGGACTTTGTTCCACGTTtctttatcgtcgtcgtcgtcgtcgtcgacgtcgtcgttattatcatcTCGATGTTTTTTGTCGCGGgggggtttatttttttccctttgttttgcctctttttatttgtttttttttttttttataaacagAAACTTCACTTCGGCAACGCTGCGTCAATTATACCGCCGATATGGGATACGGAGAGTCGTTTGGTGGGGCGGGGGAAGCAAACAGCACCGggtgaatataaaaaagcgGATAGGGTAAATCTTCGTGCTTTTTGGATATTCGACGTTTCGCGCCCTAGTTGACGTtggcaccccccccccccccccccccccccccccctttccccgATAGCGAACGACAATTGAAGCCTACTTTGCGCGTTCGAAGCGCCCAGGGGTTTCCTTTCCCCCCTCCGTCCCTCCGTGTAGGCAGAGGACTCGCGTGGAAACAACGGATAACGAATAGAGGCTACCCGAAACCCGTTTTGTCGCTAATTTGCCCGCGACAACTCTCCGTTTCTCCTTGCCTTGCTTCACCTCGATCTCCGTACCTCCAAGGCGAACcagtttttctattcgttatcaaccccccccccacccgtTTGGAGTAGTTCGATCCGCTCGCGATGCCGCTGAACTAATCGGTGAAACACTTATTTCCTTCCTGCGCCTGGTGTACGACTTACTTAGATTAACTTCGTTCACCGAACTTTTACGTATACTTCCATACGTATAGAAAATAGACGTGGAACGGTGACGAATAGATGCCAACCACCGGTTCCGTGCAGCAAATATGGGGATCGATTCCGAGTCTGGGTCAAAGGAGGCCGTTCACCCTCCGGTGCAGCCCGGGAGACACGAGACCAGGGTTGTAGCTCGGGGGTGCTTAGGGCGAGGGAGGGTGAAACGCCAGGAAaataagggggggggggaacagGGGGGAACAGGGGGGAACGCAGAGTGCGGAGGGAGTCGAGAGCTAGGCCGAGATGACGAGGGACACGCTCTTCCACGTTTTTAGCTGCGTGTGACCAACACCCTCCATCCaaattcaacgtttttttttttttttttgtttttttaatcgatgaaaattgtaatccGAGAGTTTCGACGCTTCCGTTTCGCTCTACCTGCCTTCGGTTTTCGACCCGACGAGTTTTGACTTCCTATACATGTACGAAAGCGGAAAACTTTCCGCGCACTCTACTCGCAACGCTCGGCCCGCCGAGCGTGTTCCATGGATGGGGAGGGAATCGAGCTGTCGGAATCGAGGAGAGTACGACACGACGGCATCCCAACCGAAACAATCGTTGACGAAGAACTTTTTCAGAAACTGAAACTAGAGTTCGGGGAACAACGGACGGCTGTCAGAGATTGTCGGTAGCGACTGCGACCCGCATTTTCTACGTGGGTTGAAACGCGACACACTACCGTTTCGCTCTCATCGTAGATCTATTCATTTTCAGTCATCGGTACGAGCCGTACGGAATTTCTTCTCAGTCTGGTATAATTGCATACTTTGGCGCAAATTGCTCGTTCGATGTCCTTATCAAACAGCCTAGTCATGAATGTAAAATTCGTTTGAAAGTCACGAAATCGAGCAGAAGATACGATCCAAGGTATTCGGTAGCATCGCGTATCGTTTCCTTATGAAAGACGTAATTGTTTAAGCGTGATGCCGGAAAGCAATAGAACGACGATATTGACATtttgtattaaaaatttttggaaattcgaaataccatttataatattttcgaGTAAACGGTACCCACTCCTGGGGAGATATTCGGCGTTATCGATAAGGTATAAATTTTGGTATAAATTTTGCAATTCCTTTCACGTCATTTCCCTTCTCCGTCATAATTCTTAGCTCGTCAGCGAAAAGTTGGAGGGAAGGGTGGATGGATGTTTGGGACAATGTTAATCTCTCGTCAGTCGTAAAATTAAAggtgtgataaaaattaatcacccGTAACCAACCTGCGGTACGGTATCGTCGCCACTCGGGAAACTCCGTTCAACTGCAGATCGCAAATTCACCGACAGATTTTCCCACTTCCGCGAGTCCCTTTACTTACGGACAACGGCAGCACAATTCGCGCACTTCGCGTTGCAGTAAAAATGGCCTCTATTTTATTCGTGCGTAAAAATTGCTTCCCAATGTCCATCTGGTTTTCGCGAATGCCGGGCGGTATAATCGTCGCGGCGCGCAGCCGATTTAAAATAGATGGAAATGTTGaagatcgatttttttatctcaagtTTTGTTCAATGACTTTCGAACGATGGGGAAAAACGTCGAACGGGGAAACGTGATAGGGGTGATAATGGCACCTTGAATACCGTCATCGAGTAAATGGATTTCAAGCACTCTTGATACATGCGAAAACAAGCGGTAAATCCGACTGACCTCAATTGGAAAGCCCTAAAATTTCATGCCCggattttgtttcttcaagCTCGAAAGAGGAACTGGAGAAATTCTTCTTACTGTTGCAAATAAAGCCACTGCATCCATTGATCCCGACAATCGATCATTTCCGGGCTGAATCTGATTCTGTGGATCATGAGAACTTCGATGAAAACTCGGTTGATCCGTCCTCGGaaagtcgttgaaaaaaattcagaggattcaaatgataatgataaaagaTAAATGTACGCATATATACCGAATGAGCATTTCATCTGGAAGAGGACATCtcgttcttctcttttttttcaactactgGGCGGGCTTTATTCCGAAAGCTTTTACAAGAATGATTTTACGCACTCTCGGAAACAATGCTCGTATTTCTTGAAAAGCCGGAAGTAGATAGTATGAACGTCGAATATGTAAATACTTTACGACGAGAGGGTCTGTACAAGGAGTTTGGAGTGTATACAGCCCAGAGTGAACGGAatgtaaaatattcatcgaatcATGGAACGATTAGAACAATCATTGAATCCGGACGCAAGAATCACACGGAGTTCGATGTTCCGGAACTTTCGATCACTGGCGctcgaaaaaatccatattctTGGTCGTCCCCTCTGCTTAACCGGCGGTAAGCAAAAGATCGACCGAGCACGGTTTACACCTTATCCAAAGTACTTACCGGCGGTTGGTGTTTCTCCCGGTGTAAATTCATCGACGAACGGTAACTCCCTCGACGCTCTCAAATTATTCGAGATGCATcggaaacgttgaaatttccGAGCAGCTTGGTAAACTCTGCGCAAAATCCTACAGGTCTGTCTCGAAACCGGATGGTACGAATGCGAaacgaatttcgcgattcgaaATACTTTTTATCACAAATTCGACCGTGGATCTTATCCGCTTCTCGGCCTTGTCATGATTCAGGGCTTATAATCAATTGTGAAACGAGAACACGGCTGGGTAGGTATAATTCTCATTGATTTCCAAATAATAATGCGACGTAAGTTCTCCGTTTTCTTGTGTTTTCATTATACGGTTCCTAAGCAACAATATAACTGTATATATTGCGAACGATGTAGATTCGAGGCAAGTGCATTCGACTTTCCAAGTCCGTTTGTGACAAGCCTATGCACCTGGCAACTTTGGAAACCGTATTCATTACTCATTATCTACGATGACGGATCAGCGAGTCaagttacaaaaaataaaggattTAACCAATATTTTAAAGGTGACGTAGAAATTCCTAACTCATAACTAATTTCACGTAACTACGTTCAATTATATCGTTGAAATCTCTCTCCGATTTTTCTGCAGGACACTGACAGAAACCTGACCATATGTGAGGAGATTCTTTCAGCTTTTATGGAAAAAAGATTGCAGGTAAAACACGAGATATTATCGTCACACATTTTTATAGAATATTCTCATCATTACATCTACTTCGGTTATAAttactataaaaaaaaaagaaaacgataatgataacactCAATTCACAATGTCAAGCTcaaacaaattcaattttacaacTATACCTTACATAATATACGTCAGAAACTATAAacttaaaaaataatagaaaaaatgaacagtcTCCGATGCGGATTAATTTACTttgggaaaaaagtaaacggGATTTTTCGTGCGATAATGGGGACACTtggatttttcaacgttctcgACGATCACAATTACCATGATACCATAACGCTTAGTGTTCGCGTCCCTCGGGAAGACATGAGCGATTCTCGACGACGAGAACAAATGGATTACCATTTGTTGTGCCAGCCGCCTCCGTGGCCACTGTACCACGACGGCCAACCGTGACCGCCATACCATCCCCCGTACCATCCGTGACCCCCGTAACCGCCGTATCCCCAGCCGGGCCTACGAAGAAGAAACGTATGATTTGGTTTTGGATTTCTGCCTTTTGAGTCGAGTTATTCGCAATTTTGCGATCGTCAGATAAAGATCACTGGACTCGCACCATGGCCATCCGTATTCAGGCCACCCCCATGGCCCGAATCCGTAGCTGCGTTTGTTAATCTTTTTGTCCTCCGTTTGTTCCGGTTCCTGAATCGATCGTTCCTGAGCGACGATAGCTCCCGCGGGTACCTCGTTGCTCTCGCCAATTTCGGTTGGCGCGACGGATTCTTGGCTAAAAATTTGGACCGCCAGGGTCACCAAGCCCAAAGATAAGAGCTGAAAACGCAAATCGACTGTcggttaaaaattattccagtCAGAATTTCCGCACGTAACTATTCGCCGGAAATTGGGTGaagaagaaatgagagaaaagaagaaataaaaacaattctcTTCGCATCTTACCAACAACTTCATATTACAGGTTATCGCGCGGTTTGCCCGACTGATATCACTTATGAGTCGGGACAGTTCTTTTATACCAGCTCCCCGAGGTAAAACTaattcgttttcttgattatGGTAAATTTCCAGCAACTTCGCGGAGCGGTTGAACCACATAGGAAACAGCGTTGGTATAAATGTGGCAAGTGACCACTCCCATTTACAGAGGGCTGCAGGATTTGCACGTAACTTATAACGCGTTTAAGGTACACAGTTGCAAATATACAAATCCCTGGGTACGGGTCAAATCGATTACCTCGCATACGAAACGGGGCGAAGAGACCTATTTGATTGTGAGTTTGTCGGATTCCGATGAAGTGTAAGATACATGAAAGACAAGAATAAACAACATCATTCGTTTCACTCCGAACCCTACCTGCTTTTCACGTATTCGCCTCACAGCtacgatatatttatacccgGTAGAACTGGGTAACGCTACCTTTTCCATACGCGCGTAAGGATATCTCGTCCGTACAGCGACAAATTTGTCAGCAATTATCGCGGCGCTTATACGTGACTCCAATAAcggttcggatttttttcatttcatttcgactGAAACTTTTTGCCGATCGAGAATCTCGCGGATGCGACGCATACGTCCCTTCGATTGTcctatcgtttatttttcaaaacgttcATCGCCTGAAATTCTACTTCGTAATATAGAAATTTGTGTCGTGTCGAAACGAACCGAGGCAATCAGACCGTAACTCGGTGCATTTTCAGCAAATGGTCGTTCGGAATGcccgcaaaagaaaaaaaaaaagggggaaagaaaaaatctgtcGCGATTCTCGTGGTGTTTTTTAATCACATTCGCATGCATTCAGCGTGCTTTCTCTAATCTCGTAAGCCTGGGTGATGAAGTACATAATggaatatttgaagaaaaaaaaggttcaatgaaaaatgtgGGACCAATCGGATTATGGGTAAATAGAATTATAGATAGAACTGTTCATCGATTTTGGAAATCGAGTAACACATTGTTCGATTACAATACGAGTTCGGTGGAAACGGTTAACCGGCCATCCAACTCGTAAAAGGTTCGACTAATGAATTCTAGTTTTACGCAATCGGGTAATAGAAAGCACGTGTTTTTCTATCGTAGGAGATGAGGTTGTGCGATCGAATTGTATGCTACACAGTGCGAACTGGACTCCAGTCATTCGGAATCATGGATACAGTGGAGTAGGAAGCTAATGGCAAATAAACTTTCTCTATATGCAACGAATAAACTCTGGAGTCATTCTAGGAAAGTGACTCGCGCTTGTGTGACACTTTGGCGCAACACTtaggaaataatgaaattggattggaaaaaaaaaaagaaaaaaaaaattaactgtaTCGGTTGAATAATATTACCTAAAGAATACCGTGGTAATTTTTCACTCTGTATCTCGTCGTCTAGCAGCAATACCTGAGTCGTATGAATGTGGtggcaattttcaatttaacgcCATACCTACACAGAGAGAAAACTTAAAAATCGGAATATCGATTAAATTTGACATTCTCGAGGAATGCCTAATATTCCAATAAGGAAGCCATCGGGAGCAGGTGACAAtagagaaaagataaaaagaaattgttacAATTACATCATCGATTACGGAACGACCGTTTACAGAGGCGAGAAATTTCAAGCGAATGCTTCGTCATTTGGCACTGACACTATGGCGAATGCCGTAACCGAAG from Athalia rosae chromosome 1, iyAthRosa1.1, whole genome shotgun sequence carries:
- the LOC105685139 gene encoding uncharacterized protein LOC105685139, which gives rise to MTDQRVKLQKIKDLTNILKDTDRNLTICEEILSAFMEKRLQQKTEAIQRRTDLEAKMTEILDNLKTRLLMVDN
- the LOC125502236 gene encoding uncharacterized protein LOC125502236, whose amino-acid sequence is MWFNRSAKLLEIYHNQENELVLPRGAGIKELSRLISDISRANRAITCNMKLLLLSLGLVTLAVQIFSQESVAPTEIGESNEVPAGAIVAQERSIQEPEQTEDKKINKRSYGFGPWGWPEYGWPWPGWGYGGYGGHGWYGGWYGGHGWPSWYSGHGGGWHNKW